A region from the Panicum hallii strain FIL2 chromosome 1, PHallii_v3.1, whole genome shotgun sequence genome encodes:
- the LOC112895699 gene encoding LOW QUALITY PROTEIN: crocetin glucosyltransferase 2-like (The sequence of the model RefSeq protein was modified relative to this genomic sequence to represent the inferred CDS: inserted 1 base in 1 codon), which translates to MSSPAPENGHAEQVTPSSAPGNGPYLQAKDTSTRSSSSASASSPRPAASGARSPRPAFVAAVSDIRLPDDTSYGFHLYTPLTAVTKAWLDARPARSVVYVSFGSLAKPDVVQMAEMAEGLYDSGKAFLWVVRXSEISKVPENFADKSKEKGLIVTWSPQLEVLAHPAVGCFVTHCGWNSTTEGMGAGVPMVAMPQWSEQTMNAKYIEDVWRVGVRVRPDERGVVRKEEVERCVREVMEGERSMEYRQNATNWKKAKRAMSEGGSSNNSILEFIGKLGPKSK; encoded by the exons ATGTCATCACCTGCCCCTGAAAATGGTCATGCGGAGCAGGTCACCCCATCGTCCGCTCCTGGAAATGGACCCTATTTACAGG CCAAGGACACATCAACCCGATCCTCCAGTTCGGCAAGCGCCTCGTCGCCGCGCCCAGCGGCGTCCGGTGCACGCTCGCCGCGACCCGCCTTCGTCGCCGCCGTCTCGGACATCCGCTTGCCGGACGACACCTCCTACGGCTTCCACCTCTACACCCCTCTGACGGCGGTGACGAAGGCCTGGCTGGACGCGAGGCCGGCGCGCTCGGTCGTGTACGTCTCTTTCGGGAGCCTCGCCAAACCAGACGTTGTTCAGATGGCCGAGATGGCGGAGGGGTTGTACGACAGCGGCAAAGCCTTCCTGTGGGTTGTCA CCTCAGAGATCTCAAAGGTACCTGAGAACTTCGCCGACAAGTCCAAGGAGAAGGGCCTCATCGTGACATGGAGCCCTCAGCTCGAGGTGCTGGCGCACCCGGCTGTCGGGTGCTTCGTGACACACTGCGGGTGGAACTCGACGACGGAGGGAATGGGTGCAGGTGTGCCGATGGTTGCCATGCCCCAGTGGTCCGAGCAGACCATGAACGCCAAGTATATTGAGGATGTGTGGCGAGTCGGCGTACGTGTGCGCCCGGATGAGAGAGGTGTGGTCAGGAAGGAGGAGGTCGAGAGGTGCGTGAGGGAGGTGATGGAGGGAGAGAGGAGCATGGAATACCGCCAAAACGCTACCAATTGGAAGAAGGCCAAGAGGGCCATGAGCGAAGGTGGCAGCTCCAATAATAGCATCCTAGAGTTTATTGGCAAACTTGGACCGAAAAGCAAATGA